Proteins co-encoded in one Epinephelus moara isolate mb chromosome 13, YSFRI_EMoa_1.0, whole genome shotgun sequence genomic window:
- the LOC126399481 gene encoding elongation of very long chain fatty acids protein 6-like, which yields MNESQVHPLLAEYDFERRFDERRALEWMQENWSKAFMFCGLYAALVFGGQHFMRERPKLNLRRPLVLWSLSLAIFSIIGALRTGSYMLHVITTSGFRQTVCDTSFYSAPITKFWAYAFVLSKAPELGDTVFIILRKQRLIFLHWYHHITVLLYSWYSYKDQVAGGGWFMTMNYVVHSLMYTYYAARAAGLRVPRPCAMIITATQILQMVMGLTVLGLVYLWMHEVRCPSNMDNITWGSLMYLSYLVLFALFFYNTYLRGSSKGSKAE from the exons ATGAACGAGAGTCAGGTCCATCCGCTGCTGGCCGAGTACGACTTCGAGAGGCGTTTCGACGAGAGACGGGCTCTGGAGTGGATGCAAGAAAACTG GAGCAAAGCATTCATGTTCTGTGGCCTGTATGCTGCGCTTGTATTCGGTGGTCAGCACTTCATGAGGGAGAGGCCCAAGTTAAACCTGCGGCGCCCGTTAGTGCTGTGGTCACTCAGCCTGGCCATCTTCAG CATCATCGGAGCACTGAGGACTGGATCGTACATGCTGCACGTCATCACAACCAGCGGCttcagacagacagtgtgtgacaCCAGTTTCTACAGCGCCCCCatcaccaaattctgggcctaCGCCTTTGTCCTTAGCAAGGCCCCCGAGCTGG GTGACACCGTGTTCATCATCCTCCGGAAGCAGCGCCTCATCTTCCTGCACTGGTACCATCACATCACCGTGCTGCTCTACTCCTGGTACTCCTACAAGGACCAGGTGGCGGGCGGCGGCTGGTTCATGACCATGAACTACGTGGTTCATTCTCTCATGTACACGTACTACGCAGCCCGGGCGGCCGGCCTACGGGTGCCCCGTCCCTGCGCCATGATCATCACAGCCACCCAGATCCTGCAGATGGTGATGGGCCTGACCGTCCTCGGCCTGGTGTACCTCTGGATGCACGAGGTGCGCTGTCCGTCCAACATGGACAACATCACGTGGGGCTCTCTCATGTACCTCAGCTACCTGGTCCTCTTCGCCTTGTTCTTCTACAACACCTACCTCAGAGGCTCCTCTAAAGGATCCAAGGCAGAGTAG